Within the Pseudomonas sp. SL4(2022) genome, the region GAAAAAAGTAGCAAACTCACTCTAGGCCGCTACTAAAAAAGAAGCAAGGAGCCAGCATGGACACCCCGACACCCGGCCAGCCGGTACGTGGCTCGCAAACAGGCCGCCCGATCATGGCACTGCTCGACCTGCTGGGTCGCCGCTGGAGCCTGCGTGTGCTCTGGGAACTGCATCAGACCCCGGCCAACTTTCGCGAGTTGCAGAGCCGCTGCGAAGGCGTATCGCCCTCCGTGCTCAACACCCGCCTGGGTGAGCTGCGTGACGCCCAGCTGCTGGAGAACGGCGAGCGCGGCTACCAGCTATCGCGCCTGGGTATCGAGTTGGTCGAACAGTTCCTGCCACTGACCCTGTGGGCCGACAACTGGGCTGCCCAGCTACCGCCCTGGTCAGAAAACTGATGCACATTGGCGTGCCGTGCCCTTGCCAGCCCGACGGCACCGCCCTAACCTGCGCGTCTGTAAATCTCCGCTAGTGCCACAGGAAGATCATGTCCCTGGAACAAAACTACACCGCGATCCTTGGCCAGCTTGGCGAGGACGTGTCCCGCGAAGGCCTGCTCGACACCCCCAAGCGTGCCGCCAAAGCCATGCAGTACCTGTGCAAGGGCTATCAGCAGAGCCTCGAAGAAGTGACCAACGGCGCACTGTTCAGCTCCGATAACAGTGAAATGGTGCTGGTGAAGAACATCGAGCTGTATTCGCTGTGCGAGCACCACCTGCTGCCCTTCATTGGCAAAGCCCACGTCGCCTATATCCCCAATGGCAAGGTGCTCGGCCTGTCGAAAGTCGCCCGCATCGTCGACATGTATGCACGCCGCCTGCAGATCCAGGAAAACCTCAGCCGGCAGATCGCCGAAGCCATCCAACAAGTCACTGGTGCTCTCGGCGTGGCGGTGGTAATCGAAGCCCAGCACATGTGCATGATGATGCGCGGCGTGGAGAAGCAGAACTCGTCCATGGTCACCTCGGTGATGCTCGGCGAGTTCCGCGAGAACGCCGCTACGCGCAGCGAGTTCCTCAGTCTGGTCAATAGCTGATCAATCCAGCGTTAGAAAGAACCGGCCATGCGCCGGTTTTTTCATTTTCCCCCGAGACAAACGGCGAGATTCCGCCAAAGCCAGTTAAAAACGGCCTGGCGCATGGCGAGATCACGCCACCAGCGTACCCGCTCAACCGTCCGCTGATGCGGCAGAGCGCCGCAGCCAGTGGCATCAGGATATCGGGCACGCTTCTTGCCATTAACCCAGCCACAGCAGTCAACCGCGCCTCCTGGCGTGCCATGACAGGCCAAGCAGCCTGCCATCAGTGCCACTGCCGTTTTGCACACGACGCCCAGCAAACCTGTCATGCGCCTGTCGCTAAGCGACGGGCACGGCAGTGTTTGCCGCACACAGCCCCTGTGTCGACGCGGGCGTCATCCCGAGTTCACCGAGTGAGATGATTGGTTCAATGAAAAAACTCCTGTTGGCCCTGCTGTGCTTGAGCGTGATCGGCTGCGCCAAGCAACCCGAGCCGGAAAAAACCGTGGATGTTCTGCTGATTGGCGGCGGCATCATGAGCGCCAGCCTGGGCACCTACCTCAACGAGTTGGAGCCGGGCTGGAGCATCGACATTTACGAGCGCCTCGATCAGGTGGCCAGCGAAAGCTCCAATGCCTGGAACAACGCCGGTACCGGCCACTCGGCCTTCTGCGAACTGAACTACACCCCGCAACTGGCCGATGGCAGCATCGACATCAGCAAGGCCGTAGCGATCAATGAAGCCTTCGAGATTTCCAAACAGTTCTGGGCTTACCAGGTTGAACGCAAGGTTCTGAATAACCCGACCTCGTTTATCAACAACGTGCCGCATATGAGCTTTGTCTGGGGTGAGGATAACGTTGACTTCCTTAAGAAGCGCCATGCGGCGCTGCAGGCCAGTTCACTGTTCCGCGGCATGGAATATTCCGAAGATCCACAGCAGATCCAGCAGTGGGCGCCGCTGATCATGCAGGCGCGTACACCGGGACAAACCCTGGCCGCGACCCGTATGTCGATCGGCACCGACGTCAACTTTGGCGAAATCACCCGTCAGCTGTTCGACTCGCTAAGCCAACAGGACAACATCAGCCTCAACCTGCAGCATGAAGTGCGCGGCATCGAGCGCAATGCCGACAACACCTGGAACGTACGGGTGGCCGACCTGACCAATGGCGGCGCAGAAAAAACCGTGAATGCCAAGTTCGTGTTCATTGGTGCCGGCGGCGCAGCGCTGAAATTGCTGCAAATGTCCGGCATCAGCGAAGCCGAAGGCTATGCCGGCTTCCCGGTGGGTGGCTCGTTCCTCGCCACCAGCAACCCGGAGATCGTCGCCCAGCACCAAGCCAAGGTCTATGGCAAA harbors:
- a CDS encoding malate:quinone oxidoreductase gives rise to the protein MKKLLLALLCLSVIGCAKQPEPEKTVDVLLIGGGIMSASLGTYLNELEPGWSIDIYERLDQVASESSNAWNNAGTGHSAFCELNYTPQLADGSIDISKAVAINEAFEISKQFWAYQVERKVLNNPTSFINNVPHMSFVWGEDNVDFLKKRHAALQASSLFRGMEYSEDPQQIQQWAPLIMQARTPGQTLAATRMSIGTDVNFGEITRQLFDSLSQQDNISLNLQHEVRGIERNADNTWNVRVADLTNGGAEKTVNAKFVFIGAGGAALKLLQMSGISEAEGYAGFPVGGSFLATSNPEIVAQHQAKVYGKASVGSPPMSVPHLDTRVIDGKKVLLFGPFATFSTKFLKNGSLLDTFSALTTDNILPMTHAGIDNFSLSTYLMGQLMLSQEDRMASLREYFPNAQSADWELIQAGQRVQIIKKDAEHGGILQFGTEVVSAADGSIAALLGASPGASTAAPIMLSVLEKTFKDKMQSPQWQAKLKEIIPSYGQKLNDNLALTNQTRAWSSERLQLEFVEVPPLALTPEVSQAQ
- the folE gene encoding GTP cyclohydrolase I FolE; the protein is MSLEQNYTAILGQLGEDVSREGLLDTPKRAAKAMQYLCKGYQQSLEEVTNGALFSSDNSEMVLVKNIELYSLCEHHLLPFIGKAHVAYIPNGKVLGLSKVARIVDMYARRLQIQENLSRQIAEAIQQVTGALGVAVVIEAQHMCMMMRGVEKQNSSMVTSVMLGEFRENAATRSEFLSLVNS
- a CDS encoding winged helix-turn-helix transcriptional regulator, which produces MDTPTPGQPVRGSQTGRPIMALLDLLGRRWSLRVLWELHQTPANFRELQSRCEGVSPSVLNTRLGELRDAQLLENGERGYQLSRLGIELVEQFLPLTLWADNWAAQLPPWSEN